One part of the Streptomyces sp. AM 2-1-1 genome encodes these proteins:
- a CDS encoding glutamine amidotransferase: MSNNGLRLVWVYPDLLSTYGDQGNALVVERRARQRGLDVQRVDVRSDQPIPTSGDIYLIGGGEDRPQRLAAERLRRDGGLSRAASNGAIIFSVCAGYQILGHEFINDLGEREPGLGLLDVVTTRGEGARCVGDVLGDIDPNLGLPPLTGFENHQGITHLGPTARPFARVKVGRGNGTGDGTEGAYSDTVFGTYMHGPVLARNPLVADLLLKLALDVNALPPVNDHWYEALRSERIAAATQPA, encoded by the coding sequence ATGAGCAACAACGGTCTGCGTCTGGTCTGGGTCTACCCCGACCTCCTCAGCACCTACGGCGACCAGGGCAACGCCCTCGTCGTCGAGCGGCGGGCACGGCAGCGCGGTCTCGACGTGCAGCGGGTCGACGTGCGCAGCGACCAGCCGATCCCCACGTCGGGCGACATCTACCTCATCGGCGGCGGTGAGGACCGGCCGCAGCGGCTGGCGGCGGAGCGGCTGCGCCGCGACGGCGGGCTGAGCCGGGCCGCGTCGAACGGGGCGATCATCTTCTCGGTCTGCGCGGGGTACCAGATCCTGGGCCACGAGTTCATCAACGACCTCGGGGAGCGGGAGCCGGGGCTCGGGCTGCTCGACGTCGTGACGACCCGCGGCGAGGGCGCGCGGTGCGTCGGCGACGTCCTGGGCGACATCGACCCGAACCTGGGTCTGCCGCCGCTCACCGGTTTCGAGAACCACCAGGGCATCACCCATCTCGGTCCGACGGCGCGTCCGTTCGCCCGGGTCAAGGTGGGCCGCGGCAACGGCACCGGCGACGGTACCGAGGGGGCGTACAGCGACACCGTGTTCGGGACGTACATGCACGGTCCGGTGCTGGCGCGCAACCCGCTCGTCGCCGACCTGCTGTTGAAGCTGGCCCTCGACGTCAACGCGCTGCCGCCGGTGAACGACCACTGGTACGAGGCGCTGCGCTCGGAACGGATCGCCGCGGCGACCCAGCCGGCCTGA
- a CDS encoding 6-phosphofructokinase has product MRIGVLTSGGDCPGLNAVIRSVVHRAVVDHGDEVIGFHDGWRGLLECDYRKLDLDAVGGILALGGTILGSSRVQPAHLRDGVERARGHVADLGLDAIIPIGGEGTLKAANLLSEAGLPIVGVPKTIDNDIASTDVTFGFDTAVGVATEALDRLKTTAESHQRVLIVEVMGRHTGWIALHSGMAAGAHAIVVPERPFHIDELTRVVGERFSAGKKFAIVVVAEGAKPQDGTMDFATGSQDVYGHERFAGIASQLSVELEQRLGKEARPVILGHVQRGGTPTAYDRVLATRFGWHAVEAAHRGEFGMMTALHGTDIEMVPLTSAVETLKTVPPERYAEVECVL; this is encoded by the coding sequence ATGCGCATTGGTGTCCTCACGTCCGGCGGCGACTGCCCCGGTCTCAACGCAGTCATCCGCTCCGTCGTGCACCGGGCGGTTGTCGACCACGGCGACGAGGTCATCGGCTTCCACGACGGCTGGCGCGGCCTCCTGGAGTGCGACTACCGCAAACTCGACCTGGACGCGGTCGGCGGAATCCTGGCCCTCGGCGGCACCATCCTCGGCTCGTCCCGGGTTCAGCCCGCCCACCTGCGGGACGGTGTGGAGCGTGCCCGCGGGCACGTCGCCGACCTGGGCCTGGACGCGATCATCCCGATCGGCGGCGAGGGCACCCTGAAGGCGGCCAACCTCCTCTCCGAGGCGGGACTGCCGATCGTCGGCGTACCGAAGACGATCGACAACGACATCGCCTCCACCGACGTCACCTTCGGCTTCGACACCGCCGTGGGGGTGGCCACCGAAGCGCTGGACCGGCTGAAGACGACCGCCGAGTCGCACCAGCGGGTGCTGATCGTCGAGGTCATGGGCCGTCACACCGGGTGGATCGCGCTGCACTCGGGCATGGCGGCCGGCGCGCACGCCATCGTCGTGCCGGAGCGGCCGTTCCACATCGACGAGCTGACCCGGGTCGTCGGGGAGCGCTTCTCGGCCGGCAAGAAGTTCGCGATCGTGGTGGTCGCCGAGGGCGCCAAGCCGCAGGACGGCACGATGGACTTCGCCACCGGCTCCCAGGACGTCTACGGCCACGAGCGGTTCGCGGGGATAGCGTCCCAGCTCTCGGTCGAGCTGGAGCAGCGCCTCGGCAAGGAGGCCCGCCCGGTCATCCTCGGCCACGTGCAGCGCGGCGGTACCCCGACGGCGTACGACCGGGTGCTCGCCACCCGGTTCGGCTGGCACGCGGTGGAGGCGGCGCACCGGGGAGAGTTCGGCATGATGACCGCGCTGCACGGCACGGACATCGAGATGGTGCCGCTGACCTCGGCGGTGGAGACCCTCAAGACCGTTCCGCCGGAGCGGTACGCCGAGGTCGAGTGCGTGCTCTGA
- a CDS encoding alpha/beta hydrolase, translating to MQRTAVLGAAGTLIAGTLIAGMTAAPAAGADRHEHHAGAAEARGAAIAADRAGRAGIDWADCPADYALPKPIQCGWVTVPLDYTKPYGKQIKLAVDRHVSTGTAAERQGALLYNPGGPGGSGLRFPTRITNKNPVWTKVAAAYDFVGFEPRGVGHSAPISCADPQEYVKVPKADPVPDTEADKRAQRKLAAEYAAGCAERSGDLLPQMTTLNTVRDLDVIRAALGEKKLNFLGVSYGTYLGAVYGTLFPGHVRRMVVDSVVNPERSNIWYEANLNQDVAFQTRWEDWQAWVARHDDVYHIGDTPQKVEQAWLTLRAAAKKNPIGGVVGPAELIGFFQSAPYYDSSWAPVARTWSAYLAGDTQALVDAVAPDLGDTAGNIASENSNAVYTAVECADAQWPVSWRTWDRDNTRLHRDYPFLTWANAWMNLPCATWPTKRQTPTEVRTGKGLPAVLIVQSTRDAATPYEGAVELHQRFKGSRLITEKGAGSHGVTGLVNPCVNERVNTYLLTGRTDRHDVTCAPHATPVP from the coding sequence TTGCAACGCACTGCAGTGCTCGGCGCAGCCGGCACTCTGATCGCGGGGACGCTCATAGCGGGCATGACGGCCGCACCGGCGGCCGGAGCGGACAGACACGAGCACCACGCGGGGGCGGCCGAGGCGCGCGGAGCCGCGATCGCCGCGGACCGCGCCGGACGCGCCGGCATCGACTGGGCGGACTGCCCCGCCGACTACGCGCTCCCCAAGCCCATCCAGTGCGGCTGGGTGACCGTCCCGCTCGACTACACCAAGCCGTACGGCAAGCAGATCAAGCTCGCCGTCGACCGCCACGTGAGCACCGGTACGGCCGCGGAGCGCCAGGGTGCCCTCCTCTACAACCCCGGCGGTCCCGGTGGTTCCGGCCTGCGCTTCCCGACCCGGATCACCAACAAGAACCCGGTCTGGACCAAGGTCGCCGCGGCGTACGACTTCGTGGGCTTCGAGCCGCGCGGCGTCGGACACTCCGCACCGATCTCCTGCGCCGACCCGCAGGAGTACGTCAAGGTGCCCAAGGCCGACCCGGTGCCCGACACCGAGGCCGACAAGCGTGCCCAGCGCAAGCTCGCCGCCGAATACGCGGCCGGCTGCGCCGAGCGCAGCGGGGACCTGCTGCCGCAGATGACCACCCTCAACACCGTGCGCGACCTGGACGTGATCCGGGCGGCGCTCGGCGAGAAGAAGCTGAACTTCCTGGGCGTCTCCTACGGCACCTACCTGGGAGCCGTCTACGGCACGCTCTTCCCGGGCCACGTGCGCCGCATGGTCGTGGACAGCGTCGTCAACCCGGAGCGGAGCAACATCTGGTACGAAGCCAACCTCAACCAGGACGTCGCCTTCCAGACCCGCTGGGAGGACTGGCAGGCCTGGGTCGCCCGGCACGACGACGTCTACCACATCGGTGACACCCCGCAGAAGGTCGAGCAGGCGTGGCTCACGCTGCGCGCCGCCGCGAAGAAGAACCCCATCGGCGGCGTCGTCGGCCCCGCCGAGCTCATCGGCTTCTTCCAGAGCGCGCCGTACTACGACTCCTCCTGGGCGCCCGTCGCCCGGACCTGGAGCGCGTACCTGGCGGGCGACACCCAGGCTCTCGTCGACGCCGTCGCCCCCGACCTCGGCGACACCGCGGGCAACATCGCCTCCGAGAACAGCAACGCCGTGTACACGGCGGTCGAGTGCGCGGACGCGCAGTGGCCGGTCAGCTGGCGCACCTGGGACCGGGACAACACCCGGCTGCACCGCGACTACCCGTTCCTGACCTGGGCCAACGCGTGGATGAACCTGCCGTGCGCCACCTGGCCGACCAAGCGGCAGACCCCCACCGAGGTGAGGACGGGCAAGGGTCTCCCGGCCGTCCTGATCGTGCAGTCCACGCGTGACGCCGCGACCCCCTACGAGGGCGCGGTAGAACTGCACCAGCGGTTCAAGGGCTCCCGGCTCATCACCGAGAAGGGCGCCGGATCGCACGGCGTCACCGGGCTCGTGAACCCGTGCGTCAACGAGCGGGTAAACACCTACCTGCTCACCGGCCGCACCGACCGGCACGACGTGACCTGCGCACCGCACGCCACCCCCGTGCCGTAG
- a CDS encoding urease accessory protein UreD, with protein MSVTATARVRAVADGRGGTALPVLESDGPLALRRTRAAAPYTGVTLVGAMSAPLGGDRLAVDVDAGEGTRLRVGAAAATVALPGPGPAHYDVRLSVGDEAELHWLPEQLISARGSELRMTTTVELAATARLVYREEQVLGRHGEATGALATRLTVRRRGRPLLDQELSYGPGAAGGWDGPAVLGGHRAVGQLLFVMPEFEEMPVMTRLLGPTAVLAPLAGPAALVTAVATDARRLRILLDEATALVQDGVRAGQPT; from the coding sequence GTGAGCGTCACCGCGACCGCCCGCGTCCGCGCCGTCGCGGACGGGCGGGGCGGCACGGCGCTGCCGGTGCTGGAGAGCGACGGCCCGCTCGCGCTCCGAAGGACCCGGGCCGCGGCCCCGTACACGGGGGTCACCCTCGTCGGCGCCATGAGCGCGCCCCTGGGGGGCGACCGCCTCGCCGTGGACGTGGACGCCGGGGAGGGGACCCGGCTCAGGGTCGGTGCCGCGGCGGCCACCGTCGCCCTCCCCGGCCCCGGGCCCGCCCACTACGACGTCCGGCTGAGCGTGGGCGACGAGGCGGAGCTGCACTGGCTCCCGGAGCAGCTGATCTCCGCCCGCGGCAGTGAACTGCGGATGACCACCACCGTCGAACTCGCCGCCACAGCACGGCTTGTGTACCGGGAGGAACAGGTGCTCGGCCGTCACGGCGAGGCGACCGGTGCCCTGGCCACCCGCCTCACCGTACGCCGCCGGGGACGCCCGCTGCTCGACCAGGAACTCTCCTACGGCCCCGGAGCCGCCGGCGGATGGGACGGCCCCGCCGTGCTGGGCGGACACCGGGCCGTCGGCCAACTCCTCTTCGTGATGCCGGAATTCGAGGAGATGCCAGTAATGACCCGGCTTCTCGGCCCCACCGCCGTCCTGGCTCCGCTGGCGGGACCCGCCGCACTGGTGACGGCCGTCGCCACCGACGCGCGCAGGCTGCGCATCCTCCTGGACGAGGCGACGGCGCTGGTCCAGGACGGTGTCCGCGCTGGTCAACCCACCTGA
- the ureG gene encoding urease accessory protein UreG: MHLDHSHEGPAAVGADAARPDGSRRALRIGLGGPVGSGKTATVAALCRTLRDQFSLAVVTNDIYTREDAEFLLRNAVLPPERIQAVETGACPHTAIRDDISANLEAVEDLEDRVGPLDLILVESGGDNLTATFSKGLVDAQVFIIDVAGGDDIPRKGGPGVTTADLLVVNKTDLAPHVGSDLTRMADDAARQRGELPVVFTSLTSADGVAPVAAWVRAQLAAWSS, translated from the coding sequence ATGCACCTCGACCACTCCCACGAAGGGCCCGCCGCCGTCGGCGCGGACGCCGCGCGGCCGGACGGCAGCCGCCGCGCCCTGCGCATCGGACTGGGCGGCCCGGTCGGCTCGGGCAAGACCGCCACCGTGGCCGCCCTCTGCCGGACCCTGCGCGACCAGTTCTCGCTCGCCGTGGTCACCAACGACATCTACACCCGCGAGGACGCGGAGTTCCTGCTCCGCAACGCGGTCCTGCCGCCCGAACGCATCCAGGCCGTCGAGACCGGCGCCTGCCCGCACACCGCCATCCGCGACGACATCTCCGCCAATCTCGAAGCCGTCGAGGACCTGGAGGACCGTGTCGGCCCGCTCGACCTCATCCTCGTCGAGTCGGGGGGCGACAACCTCACCGCCACGTTCTCCAAGGGACTCGTGGACGCCCAGGTGTTCATCATCGACGTGGCGGGCGGCGACGACATCCCCCGCAAGGGCGGCCCCGGCGTGACCACCGCCGACCTGCTCGTCGTCAACAAGACCGACCTCGCCCCCCACGTCGGCTCCGACCTCACGAGGATGGCCGACGACGCCGCCCGGCAGCGTGGCGAGCTGCCGGTCGTCTTCACCTCACTGACATCGGCCGACGGAGTCGCCCCGGTGGCCGCCTGGGTGCGGGCGCAGCTCGCCGCCTGGTCCTCGTGA
- the def gene encoding peptide deformylase gives MRNRPIPGSSGIIRTVSTLGDAVLHRACEDVTDFGPSLARLVEDMFATMYAARGVGLAANQIGVPLRVFVYDCPDDDDVRHLGHLVNPRLVEADGITVRGPEGCLSLPGIEAGTPRFDRAVVRGTTVTGEEAEITGTGWFARCLQHECDHLDGTVYTDRLTGLRRSRALRKARRAPWATTGG, from the coding sequence ATGCGAAACCGTCCGATCCCCGGCAGCTCCGGAATCATTCGTACCGTGAGCACCCTCGGTGACGCGGTCCTCCACCGCGCCTGCGAGGACGTCACCGATTTCGGTCCGTCGCTCGCCCGGCTGGTGGAGGACATGTTCGCCACGATGTACGCGGCCCGGGGGGTCGGTCTCGCCGCGAACCAGATCGGTGTGCCGCTCCGGGTGTTCGTGTACGACTGCCCGGACGACGACGACGTCCGTCACCTGGGCCACCTGGTCAACCCCCGGCTGGTGGAGGCGGACGGCATCACGGTACGCGGCCCGGAGGGGTGCCTGTCGCTGCCGGGCATCGAGGCCGGCACCCCGCGCTTCGACCGGGCCGTGGTGCGCGGGACCACCGTCACCGGCGAGGAGGCGGAGATCACCGGTACGGGGTGGTTCGCGCGCTGCCTTCAGCACGAGTGCGACCACCTGGACGGCACCGTCTACACCGACCGGCTCACCGGCCTGCGCCGGTCGCGGGCGCTGCGCAAGGCCCGCCGGGCACCCTGGGCCACCACCGGGGGCTGA
- a CDS encoding lysophospholipid acyltransferase family protein, with protein sequence MFYYVLKYAVLGPLLRLLFRPRIEGLDHIPAEGAAIVAGNHLSFSDHFLMPAMLKRRITFLAKAEYFTGPGIKGRLTAAFFHSIGQIPVDRSGKEAGAAAIREGLGVLAKGELLGIYPEGTRSHDGRLYKGKVGVAVMAIRAGVPVIPCAMVGTFEIQPPGQKVPSIRQVTIRFGEPLDFSRYAGMDNQKAAIRAVTDEIMYAILHLSGQEYVDEYAAKVKAAAAATGQRKAPRDARRGSARALRPKPGPGSGREGGEER encoded by the coding sequence GTGTTCTACTACGTACTGAAGTACGCCGTGCTCGGCCCGCTCCTGCGGCTGCTCTTCAGGCCGCGGATCGAAGGGCTCGACCACATCCCGGCGGAGGGGGCCGCGATCGTCGCGGGCAACCACCTGTCGTTCTCGGACCACTTCCTGATGCCGGCCATGCTGAAGCGCCGCATCACCTTCCTGGCGAAGGCGGAGTACTTCACCGGCCCCGGCATCAAGGGCCGGCTGACCGCGGCGTTCTTCCACAGCATCGGCCAGATCCCGGTGGACCGGTCGGGCAAGGAGGCGGGCGCGGCGGCGATCCGGGAAGGGCTCGGGGTGCTCGCCAAGGGCGAGCTGCTCGGCATCTACCCGGAGGGCACCCGCTCGCACGACGGGCGCCTCTACAAGGGCAAGGTGGGGGTCGCGGTGATGGCCATCCGGGCAGGGGTACCGGTGATCCCCTGCGCCATGGTCGGCACCTTCGAGATCCAGCCTCCCGGTCAGAAGGTGCCCAGTATCCGGCAGGTCACGATCCGTTTCGGCGAGCCGCTGGACTTCTCTCGCTACGCCGGGATGGACAACCAGAAGGCCGCGATCCGGGCGGTCACCGACGAGATCATGTACGCGATCCTGCACCTGTCCGGTCAGGAGTACGTGGACGAGTACGCGGCGAAGGTGAAGGCCGCCGCGGCCGCCACCGGGCAGCGGAAGGCCCCGCGCGACGCCCGGCGCGGGTCCGCCCGAGCCCTCCGGCCGAAGCCGGGGCCCGGTTCCGGGCGCGAGGGGGGCGAAGAGCGCTGA
- a CDS encoding acyl-CoA dehydrogenase family protein, with protein MAEFTLELNDDQKQVRDWLHGFAAEVIRPAASEWDEREETPWPVIQEAAKVGIYSLDFYAQQFFDPTGLGIPVAMEELFWGDAGIALSIVGTGLAAVGVLANGTEEQIGTWIPQMYGDANDVKVAAFCSSEPDAGSDVASMRTRAVYDAAKDEWVLNGTKTWATNGGIANVHVVVAVVDAELGSKGHASFIVPPATPGLSQGQKFKKHGIRASHTAEVVLEDVRVPGHCLLGGKEKLDERLARARERAKSGGERVKNAAMATFEASRPAVGAMAVGTARAAYEVALDYAKTRTQFGRPIIDNQGVAFQLADMRTQIDAARLLVWRASWMASANKPFTSAEGSMSKLYASETAKKVTAQAVQILGGNGFTREYPVERMHRDAAIYTIFEGTSEIQRLVIARTLSGMPIR; from the coding sequence ATGGCCGAGTTCACGCTTGAGCTCAACGACGACCAGAAGCAGGTGCGCGACTGGCTCCACGGGTTCGCCGCCGAGGTGATCCGGCCGGCGGCGTCGGAGTGGGACGAGCGTGAGGAGACTCCCTGGCCCGTCATCCAGGAGGCGGCCAAGGTCGGCATCTACTCCCTCGACTTCTACGCCCAGCAGTTCTTCGACCCGACGGGCCTCGGCATCCCGGTGGCCATGGAGGAGCTCTTCTGGGGCGACGCGGGCATCGCGCTGTCGATCGTCGGTACGGGCCTGGCGGCCGTGGGTGTCCTGGCCAACGGCACCGAGGAGCAGATCGGCACCTGGATCCCGCAGATGTACGGCGACGCGAACGACGTGAAGGTGGCCGCCTTCTGCTCGTCCGAACCGGACGCCGGCTCCGACGTCGCCTCGATGCGTACCCGCGCCGTCTACGACGCGGCCAAGGACGAGTGGGTGCTCAACGGCACCAAGACCTGGGCGACCAACGGCGGCATCGCCAACGTCCACGTCGTGGTGGCCGTCGTGGACGCCGAACTCGGTAGCAAGGGGCACGCCTCGTTCATCGTACCGCCGGCCACCCCGGGCCTCTCCCAGGGGCAGAAGTTCAAGAAGCACGGCATCCGCGCCTCGCACACCGCCGAGGTGGTCCTGGAGGACGTCCGCGTCCCCGGCCACTGCCTGCTCGGCGGCAAGGAGAAGCTCGACGAGCGCCTCGCCCGCGCGCGCGAGCGGGCGAAGTCGGGGGGTGAGCGGGTCAAGAACGCCGCCATGGCCACCTTCGAAGCGTCCCGCCCGGCCGTCGGCGCGATGGCGGTCGGCACCGCCCGTGCCGCCTACGAGGTCGCCCTCGACTACGCGAAGACGCGCACCCAGTTCGGCCGCCCGATCATCGACAACCAGGGCGTCGCCTTCCAGCTCGCCGACATGCGCACCCAGATCGACGCGGCCCGGCTGCTCGTCTGGCGCGCCTCCTGGATGGCCTCCGCCAACAAGCCGTTCACCTCGGCCGAGGGCTCGATGTCGAAGCTGTACGCCAGCGAGACCGCGAAGAAGGTCACCGCCCAGGCCGTCCAGATCCTCGGCGGAAACGGCTTCACCCGCGAGTACCCGGTGGAGCGCATGCACCGCGACGCGGCGATCTACACCATCTTCGAAGGCACCAGCGAGATCCAGCGCCTGGTGATCGCCCGCACCCTCTCCGGCATGCCGATCCGCTGA
- a CDS encoding cytochrome c oxidase assembly protein, whose translation MDHGGHGMDMDLPPFTLGRGLAFSADPVFLIGCLAALALYGWAVVRLRRRGDGWPVNRIVFFVVGVVSIALVMCTRLNDYGMVMFSVHMIQHMVISMLSPILLLLGAPVTLALRALPVAGRRGGKGPREVLLMLLQSRYMKMITHPAFTIPLFIASLYALYFTPLFDFLMGSTVGHLAMMVHFLAVGLVFFWPIMGIDPGPHRPGYVMRMLELFAGMPFHAFFGIALMMASQPMVETYKHPPASLGIDALSDQGWAGGIAWAFSEVPSVLVLIALVFQWYRSDQRLAKRSDRAADRDGDQELAAYNAYLASLQARGQ comes from the coding sequence ATGGATCACGGCGGGCACGGCATGGACATGGATCTGCCGCCGTTCACACTCGGCCGCGGGCTCGCGTTCTCGGCGGACCCGGTCTTCCTGATCGGCTGCCTCGCGGCGCTGGCCCTGTACGGCTGGGCCGTGGTGCGGCTGCGGCGGCGCGGGGACGGCTGGCCGGTCAACCGGATCGTCTTCTTCGTGGTCGGGGTGGTGAGCATCGCCCTGGTGATGTGCACGCGGCTCAACGACTACGGCATGGTCATGTTCAGTGTGCACATGATCCAGCACATGGTGATCAGCATGCTCTCGCCGATCCTGCTGCTGCTCGGGGCTCCGGTGACGCTGGCGCTGCGGGCTCTGCCGGTGGCCGGGCGGCGGGGTGGCAAGGGTCCGCGCGAAGTGCTGCTGATGCTGCTGCAGAGCCGCTACATGAAGATGATCACGCATCCGGCCTTCACGATCCCGCTCTTCATCGCGAGCCTCTACGCGCTCTACTTCACCCCGCTCTTCGATTTCCTCATGGGCTCGACCGTCGGGCACCTGGCCATGATGGTGCACTTCCTCGCCGTCGGGCTGGTCTTCTTCTGGCCGATCATGGGGATCGACCCGGGGCCGCACCGCCCCGGTTACGTGATGCGGATGCTGGAACTCTTCGCGGGAATGCCGTTCCACGCGTTCTTCGGCATCGCCCTGATGATGGCGTCCCAGCCGATGGTGGAGACGTACAAGCACCCCCCGGCCTCGCTGGGCATCGATGCGCTGAGCGACCAGGGCTGGGCGGGCGGTATCGCCTGGGCGTTCAGCGAGGTGCCCTCCGTGCTGGTGCTGATCGCGCTGGTCTTCCAGTGGTACCGGTCCGACCAGCGGCTCGCCAAGCGCTCCGACCGGGCGGCGGACCGGGACGGCGACCAGGAGCTGGCCGCGTACAACGCGTATCTGGCCTCATTGCAGGCGCGCGGACAGTAG
- a CDS encoding MurT ligase domain-containing protein has protein sequence MAGNTEPLSPRAKLAVTAGKAAAAVSRAAGRGSGSVIGGRVALKLDPDLLGRLAQHLDVILVSATNGKTTTTRLIAEALRAAGPVVSNALGANMPAGITSALAGGSDARFGVIEVDEKYLAGVARDTTPKAIALLNLSRDQLDRAAETRMLAEHWREGLAGSKAVIIANADDPLIVWAASSSQNVVWVAVGQAWKDDAWSCPACGGVMQRPGDDWFCGQCGFRRPAPSWALNGDYVLDPHGSAWPIHLQLPGRANRANATSSAAVAAVFGVPPQVALERMYQVQAVAGRYDVVSFNDRELRLLLAKNPAGWLETFSLIDPPPTPVILSVNARGADGTDTSWLWDVDYTQLTGHPIFVLGDRKMDLAVRLEVAGLDFRVCETLDEAVQLAPPGRIEVIANYTAFQDLRRRVGN, from the coding sequence ATGGCAGGCAACACGGAGCCGTTGTCGCCGCGGGCCAAGCTGGCGGTGACGGCGGGCAAGGCCGCGGCGGCGGTGTCGCGCGCGGCGGGGCGCGGCAGCGGATCGGTGATCGGCGGCCGGGTGGCGCTCAAGCTCGACCCCGACCTGCTGGGGCGGCTGGCGCAGCACCTGGACGTGATCCTCGTGTCGGCGACGAACGGCAAGACGACCACCACACGGCTGATCGCCGAGGCGCTGCGGGCCGCTGGGCCCGTCGTCTCGAACGCGCTCGGCGCCAACATGCCCGCGGGCATCACCTCGGCGCTGGCCGGCGGCTCGGACGCCCGGTTCGGTGTGATCGAGGTCGACGAGAAGTACCTCGCCGGGGTGGCACGCGACACGACGCCCAAGGCGATCGCGCTGCTCAACCTCTCCCGCGACCAGCTCGACCGCGCCGCGGAGACCCGCATGCTCGCCGAGCACTGGCGCGAGGGACTGGCGGGATCGAAGGCGGTCATCATCGCCAACGCGGACGACCCGCTGATCGTCTGGGCGGCCTCGTCCTCCCAGAACGTCGTGTGGGTGGCGGTCGGCCAGGCGTGGAAGGACGACGCCTGGTCCTGCCCCGCCTGCGGCGGTGTGATGCAGCGCCCCGGGGACGACTGGTTCTGCGGGCAGTGCGGTTTCCGCCGTCCGGCGCCCAGCTGGGCGCTCAACGGCGACTACGTGCTCGACCCGCACGGCTCGGCCTGGCCGATCCACCTCCAGCTGCCCGGTCGCGCGAACCGGGCGAACGCGACCTCGTCGGCCGCCGTGGCGGCCGTCTTCGGTGTGCCCCCGCAGGTGGCGCTGGAGCGGATGTACCAGGTGCAGGCGGTCGCAGGCCGCTACGACGTGGTCTCCTTCAACGACCGCGAGCTGCGGCTGCTGCTGGCGAAGAACCCGGCCGGCTGGCTGGAGACCTTCTCGCTCATCGATCCTCCGCCGACGCCGGTGATCCTCTCCGTGAACGCGCGCGGCGCGGACGGCACGGACACCTCCTGGCTGTGGGACGTCGACTACACGCAGCTGACCGGTCACCCGATCTTCGTGCTCGGGGACCGCAAGATGGACCTCGCCGTCCGGCTCGAAGTGGCCGGTCTGGACTTCCGCGTCTGCGAGACCCTGGACGAGGCCGTGCAGCTGGCCCCGCCCGGCCGCATCGAGGTCATCGCCAACTACACCGCCTTCCAGGATCTGCGCCGTCGTGTCGGCAACTGA
- a CDS encoding TetR family transcriptional regulator: METARQAERQRTAAEHRRRELLEAADRVVLRDGPGASMNAIAAEAGITKPILYRHFGDKGGLYRALAQRHTDALLANLRAALDAPAERRRRVENTLDTYLAAIEARPQVYRFLMHPSDDAPAPEPGFDTGRHSVPLLRRLGEELGQVIAERVALGADGEVTARIWGHGIVGMMHAAGDWWLGDRPVTRERLVRSLADLLWGRLAEVGDRPGAPGF, translated from the coding sequence ATGGAGACCGCACGACAGGCCGAACGGCAGCGGACGGCGGCCGAGCACCGGCGCCGGGAACTGCTCGAGGCAGCCGACCGGGTGGTACTGAGGGACGGCCCCGGGGCCTCCATGAACGCCATCGCCGCCGAGGCGGGCATCACCAAGCCGATCCTCTACCGCCACTTCGGCGACAAGGGCGGCCTCTACCGCGCCCTCGCGCAGCGCCACACCGACGCCCTCCTCGCCAACCTCCGCGCGGCGCTCGACGCCCCCGCGGAACGCCGCCGACGGGTGGAGAACACGCTCGACACCTACCTCGCGGCCATCGAAGCGCGGCCGCAGGTCTACCGCTTCCTCATGCACCCGTCCGACGACGCCCCCGCCCCGGAGCCGGGGTTCGACACCGGCCGCCACTCCGTGCCCCTGCTGCGGCGGCTCGGCGAGGAGCTCGGGCAGGTGATCGCGGAGCGGGTGGCGCTCGGCGCGGACGGCGAGGTGACGGCCCGGATCTGGGGACACGGCATCGTGGGGATGATGCACGCGGCGGGCGACTGGTGGCTGGGCGACCGGCCCGTCACGCGCGAACGCCTGGTGCGCAGCCTCGCCGACCTGCTCTGGGGCCGGCTGGCCGAGGTCGGGGACCGTCCGGGCGCGCCCGGCTTCTGA